From the genome of Neomonachus schauinslandi chromosome 1, ASM220157v2, whole genome shotgun sequence:
ggagggggaggagggagaggggaggggaaggatgcCGCGGCCGCCCCCCCACCTGGCCCGCCGCGGTCACGGTCTTGCTCTGGCCCCCCGGCCGCCCCGCCGGGGCCTGCCAGCCAGGCCCCTCCGGCCCGACGCCGCCGCGGGGGGGGAGTCGACGCAGTCGCTTACGCTTTCGCTCGGGAACGGGTGCAGGAAGGTCCCGGCGGCCGCCATCTCGCCGTCGTCCCGCGGGGTGCCCGGGGCGTTGCTCAGGCCGGCCACAGCGCCGGGGGAGCTCTGGGGGCGGCCGTGGTCAGCGCAGGATCCCTGCCCACCGCTCCGCCCAACCCCAACTAGGCCCGCACAGCTCTGGCCAAGCCCGCATCCCCGcacccagggagccccaggccccgccccacgCAGGAACGCGGCCCCTCACCTTCGGCAACCCGTCCATATCGCCCGAGCCTGTGGACCGACAGACGGCGGACCGCGGCTCAGATGCGCCTGCGCCAGGCCCGGAACTAATCCCCCGCCCTCACCCCGGCCCAGGGTCAACTAACCCCTCCCTGAACTTGTCCCGGGGCCCTGCCTCCGTCCCCGGGGCCCAGTCCGCTGGGGCGCCGCTGGGGGTCCTGGATGGAGGGTCCGGACGGGGGTCAGTGACGGCACTTTTGGCTTAGTTACTGGaatcttccccccgcccccccgcctccCCTGCCAGCGAGAGGCCCGTGGAAATTCAGGGTACGACGGGGACGCCCGCGGAGAaaccagggagaggggcaggagcaACCGCCAGGGGGCGCAAAAGGCTCGCGAAGCAGCGGGGTTGGGGCGTGGGGTGCGTGTCTCGGGACGCCCACTCACCCAGGGATCCGTTCACGTGGTGAGGCTCCATTGCACTCATGGCCGCCATGGGGCCCTCCGGACCAGGGCCGAGCGGGAActgcgggcgggcgggcgggggggggcgggcagcgtGGGACTCGGGCCACCAGACCCCCAACGGGGCCACCGCCTTCCGCAGCCCCCACCCTGGAACCCCCCACTCACATTAGCCCTGCCGGCGCCCGGCCCAATGGGGTTCATGATCGTGTACATGCTCTCGCTGGAGTTGGAGTCTGGGGGAGATACCGGTGCGTGAGGGGATGGGGTGTGAGGATCTCTCCAGGCGAGCACACCCCTCCCTGTATCCCGCCCAGGCTGCAGCACCTCCAGGGCTGGGCATGATGGGTGTTCCAGGgggccctcctcctcctgggggtCCCTGCAcaaggaaggagacagagcagGTGAGAACGACCCCCCGCATCTGCCAACCATCACCACTGCCCCCCTGGCTCAAGTGGCCCAGCCCCCCTCGTCACTCAGTCACTCACCGAGTAGCTgccgggggaggaggaggaataggGAATCTGGGGAGAAGGGCAGCTGTGAGCAGTCCACTCTACCGCCACACCGCGaacccaccccccagcctcccctggcTGGCCAGCCCGCCTCTCACCGAGTTTCCACTGGGGCTGGCCCATGGGCCTCGCACTCCAGGGCCCCTAAAAGAGACAGTGGGGGGACCCCGGGGTTAGGCCAGGTGGCACACAGCCCCCGACACACTTTGTGacatcccccaccctgcccatgtGCCCCCAAACAGGCCCGAGGAGCCGCAGAGTTTGGCTGAGAGTTGGTAACCAGGAATGGATTCTAGTCAGCCCTCAAATCCCATATCCTATGGGATATGgcctttgggcctcagtttccccacccagTGCAGCGTAAACAACCAGAGCTGTTGTGCAGATTTAGTCTGCCCCAGCAGAGCCGGGCCACGAAGCTGGGTGGTGGCCTACGTGGGTACACTCCAGGGGTCTCTCAGGGCCTTACATGTTCATGGTGGGCAGGCCTGGGCCGGCGAGGGAGTTCGGTGGGGGCCGCATGCCACCTCCATAGCTCTGGGAAGGCAAAAGGGCTGTGAGTGCAGGCCAAGGTGTCGGGGGAAGCCCCCTGGAAGCGCACCCCCTCTCCTGGTCCAGCCCTCACCTGGGGTCCAACGCTGGCCATGCCCCGTGGAGGTGTCACTCTCTGCATGGGGCCCATGCTCGGATGccctggtggggggggcagaaggaagggggcTCAGGCCAGTAACACTCCCCAGTGTGGAGAGGTGGTTCTGCACCAGGAGGCAGCAGGGACGAGGAACTTGGGAGCTGGAGTCCTaatgggtggggggtggcagcAGCTGGAGCTTCCCTACTCACCCTGAGCTCGCGGGGAGGGTTCCATGGTGccaggaaggaggggctgggagccGGGGAGGCCCACGGGAGGCTGCGGAGGGGGTGTGGCAGCACTGAGCGTGGGTACCCCCACCCTGGCCCAACtcctaccccccctcccctcatcccTCTCTCACCTGACTCGGCATCCGCAGGGTGGGCCGGGGGCCCCCTGGGAACCGCGGTGACATGAAGGGCTGGAAGAGGTGGGCCGGGGATCAGCACCTCCCACCACCCGCTCACCCCCCAAAGCTACCCTGTTCCTGCAgtgcccaggcccccagcctggacagccccctcctccaggaccaGCCAGCAAACTGCAGCCAGCCAATGCCCGGTGCGTGAGTGCGGAGGGGCTGGGGTCTCAAGTTGCTGGGATGTGCGTGTGCAAAGGGGCGGGGCGTCACAGGTCCTTACCTGAACGTGAGGCCCCATCATGGGGGCGTTGGGGTTGTGGGGGGGCTGCTGGGAGCCGGGGGGGCCCTAGGAGGACAGAACCAGGTGGGTTGGGAGGAGCGAGGTCCACCGAAGCTTCACTGTTCTCTGTGGCCCTGCTGAGCCTGGCCAGGGAGGGTGAGGGGACGCCATGGAGGCGGGAGGGTGGGCCAGCCCTGCACTCCCCTGAGTGGAAGACgggctttggggtgggggggccctaCAGGAACAGTCATGGGCAAGACCCACGGCTCAGAGAGCCATGCTCCGAGGCCCTTAGCAACCAGGCCCGCGCAGGCCAACGTCACAAGAGACCCCGCCCTCTCCTGCACTGGGGCCCAGCCCATGcggcctctccctgcccccgccACCAAGGCCCGTGTGCAAATGCCCACCTCGCGGACAAACCCCTACCAACTGCGGCCTGCCGGGGCCTCTCCCCGTGGGACCCCCCACGCCCATCATGGCCCACGCTGTTCACCCTCCGACACATGCCCACTTGAGTTGGAGAACAAGGGGCACTGGCCCTGGCTGTACCTGGAAGAAGCCGGGTGCCATGGGGCCTGCTGCCATCGCGTCGTTGGGGGCCATGCTCCCCATCACAGGACTGGGGGCCGCTACAGCGCTCTGCAGGGGTGAGGAAGACCAGGAGAACCTGCTCACGTCACTTCCTGCTTGAGTGTCCCCTCCTGTCCGCAAACAGCCCACTCCACAGAGCAAGGAACCTGGGCCATCGGATCTTCTACCCGTGTGAGCACGTGAGGACACCTGGAGGGTTCTCTAGGTGAAGGAGGAGTGACtgctcctgtccccaccccagttTTAGCAGCCCTGACTTGGTGTCCTCCTCAAATTGCCGTGTGGCCGTGGACCCAGGCTTTGCCTCTTCTGTACCCAAGACACTGGAGGTGATCGGGGCCGTCAGGTGCAGCACGCAGTCCAGGCGGAAGGCCAGGGACCTGGGGATCCCAGCTCCTGAGGAGTCAGTCCCAAGCATGAGGATTCTGGGGGGTCTGAAAATGCCAACAAGCCAGGGTCCCCGTGGGCACGCGCCTCTTGCATCTGGCACAGGCTTGCTCTTTCCATCGGAATCTCACGTCAGACCAGTGGGGGCATGGTCCCTGACTCTAGCCCCGGCCCAGCAGGCCCCATGTCCTCCTGGCTGGTAAAGCGGATTAGCTGGACTCCCAGCTCTACCCAAGACAgcccaaataaacacaaaaatcaactggCAGCTTCCAGATGAACCTCCCTCCCGGAGGGCTGCTCTCTGGGGCTGCGGCGCAGAGAactcccctcttcctccaggtgggaagggaaggaagagcaggacTACTGGGATGGGGTCTCCAGGCTCCAGGCCTCTCTTCagttggaggaggggagaagagcgGGTGCTAGACAGGGGGGTTCCCATGTCAGCCCAGGGTGGAGATGCTGGTGGCGGCCGGGTACAGGCTGACAGGCCACTTCCTCTGGTAGGTTCCAAGTCCCAGGCTTGTCTGCCTTTGGgaacagagcagggaggaggagggaaatgcAGGCCTAGTCTACAGGGTAGAGGGGACACATCAAAGGTTAGGGAAGGAGGACTCTGCAAGGACTGAGTAAACACAGTAATTCTCGGGAGGCCCCTCAACTCTTGTCTGTCTGGATCATctgcccccactccacccccaacgGGATCCAAGAGGTATGGTCTGTGTGGGTCACGGCTATCCTTGGGACTGGCACAAGCCATCACACAGGGATGCCCAGGATTTTGCAAAACTGCAGCCACTTGGGCTCAGGGAAGTTAAGCATtgtgcccacagtcacacagcacTTCCTGCCCCACAGAAGTGGGGAGAGGGCCCCTTGGCTGCGTCAGAGCAGGACCCCTGTAGACATACCCCTCCCCTTGGGTATTGCAAGCTGccccccccttcctgccccttctcaAAGATCAACCTCTGAAGGACTCCTGCCCAGGCCCCAAGCTGGGGGGGGAGCTGCAGGGGGGGCGGGGAACAGCCCTCCCTAGCCTATGGTGACCGAAAAcactcccagggcctggcaccaaTCTTTTGAAAGCCCAAGAGACCCTAGGAGTGGGGGGATAAAGctctcacccccccccaaactgccaggtcccccctgccccccccaatgcccccccctcccccagacacaGAGCCTGACAGCTGGAGCAGCTATTGTATTCTCGCAGGCGCCTGCCTCAGTGGCTGGAGGAGGTACTTCTGAGCCCTCGGTCTGTCCACTCCCCCCAACCAACCccacagggagggtgggagagcagTCCCCCCTTTCAAGCCACAGCAGGCGCCAGAGCATTTCCTGGTGCGGGGGGCAGCTGCTCTCTGGGCTGCCGAcgaggtgtgggggcagggagaagataGGGCACCGCTCACCCGGCTCCCCAACTCTAGGCCCAGAAGGGTTAATACAGGGCGGGCCCACCCCCCCTGGCGGGTGGCCCGAGCTAGACCCCCCATGTCAATCATCCACCCGGAGACGCCCTGGCCCATCCCGCGTTGCTATGACGATGGGTTGGGCGCGCTAGCGTTTCCTGGAGACGCCGAGGTCGGCCGAGGAGCCGGGAGTGGTGAACTGAGCCCCCCACTCGGAGGGGGCCCCGACCGTGCAGGGGAGGCGAGCACGGCGCTCCCCCCACGTTAGAGCAGCGGCTGGTCAGGATGTGCGCCCGCAGCCACAGGGAACCCGTCACCCCGAGGTTAGGGTGCTGCCCCCCCGACACCCGCTGTGCCCGCACCATCTCCCCCGACGCACTCCGCGGCCATGGTAACCGGCGCGCTCCCGGGAAGCGCGCTCCCGTGGATGTGGAGAACCCTGCGTTCcgccttcctgccctccccagagGGGCCCTGAGAGGCCActagaggtgggggcagaggcgaagccggggcggggggggggggaagggggcgctGCGCAGGCTGGGAGGGGCTAGGGTTCGACTGGGAGTGAGCGCCCACGCAGAGTCTTGCACGCACACAGCTCCAGACACCCCTGGAGCCCGTTCTGGCAGGAGAGCGACAGGGGGGATGGCACACGAACAGTGGAACCCGATGGGGACCAATAGTGTGACCCCGGCTCCCATGCACATCGTACAACGGGTGCGGAGCGTCTTCAGGGACACGATGAACCCCCACCCCTCACGGGCTGCACCCCTGCTCTACAAAGGCCTGCACTTGCCGGGTGGGGAGGGGCGCTTTATGTGGGGAGGCGGTGCACGACCTTGACCAACTGCAGAGCGAGATGGGGACGGCCACGCCCTAGGAGGCCCGAGGGGGCACAGCAGGGCGGACTGCTCAGGCTGTGAGGACGCCAGCTGTAGGAGAGTGGGTGCACAAGGGGGAGGGCGAGAGAAAGGGGAGCTCGCCTAGAGCTGCACGCCCCTGGACGCCAGCTGAGCTGCTGCTTTTCCTCGGAGTGGGCCCAGAGCCCCCCACCCTTCCTGTCCAGCCAGAAACCTCTCGGAGAAGCCAGGTGGCCAAGCCCCACAGCCAGGACCAAGAAGAGGATAAACGCAGGGGCGGCCATCTGCTCCCCATGACAATGAGACGCCACCAGCCCTTTCATGTTatctcccctcctctccagaTAGGCCTCTGACCCCCACTCAACctggagggaaactgaggccaaagaGGTGGGGTCAACAGCCCCAATCACCAAGCAAAGTCAGGAAGTGTATTGCCCAAGGGTGCATCTGCCAGTTAGCCAACCCCAGGGTCCCCTGGGGTCAAaaaggctggggtgggagggggtatGCCGTGGtggcccccaacacacacacacacacacacacacccggggAGGCAgagctccacacacacacacacacacagctacacACACCCGGGGAGGCAgagctccacacacacacacacagatccacacacacacacacacagctccacacacacacacacacacacacacacacacccagggagGCAGAGCTCCTGGCTCCCCAAGGGATtcagaagaggggaaggagaggtaGGGCTGGCTTCAGGAAGGTGGGGGGGGCTGTGGGGACTCTCAGGAGCTGGGTGCAATGGAAAGAGCCTCCCCCACCCTGTGAGTGACCCTAGACTGAGGAGAGGGCATAGGGACTCCCAGAAGTGGGCAAGATCCCAGATCAAACCCCAACACCAGACCCACCTGCCCACCCAAGCCAATTTCAGGCCACGCAGGCCCCCAAGGCCACAGGCCCCAAAACTGGCCCATGCCCAAGAGCCCTGGTCCCGGTCCCTGGGGCAGGGACTCACGTAGTCCTGGAAGGCCTTGGCCTCATTTGAGTGCTCACACGCCTCTCTGCGGTCGGGTGCTGCACAGTACAAGTCCCAGAACACACTGTGGGCAGCAGGGGGGGGACGATGGTTTCCCCATGcgtccccacccagcccccctcCATGGTCCACCCTGGCCAGCCCCACACGCACCACCACCAGGAATGTAGGAAGCCTGGGGGTTCCCCCAGTGTAATGTTCTTCTCCCATCGGATCTGCAGGGGAAAAACAAGACAGTGAGGGGGTCTGCTGCCTGGCCCTGCCCAACCTCTTCCAACCTGAGgcagccccagggctggggcctgggagaCAGGGAAACAGCAGCCCTGAGCAAGGGTGCAGGGCAGAGGACAACTGGGTAAGGGGCAGAGAAGTGGGCACAGATCCTCAGATGGCCAGACAGATGCCTCGACCCCAGCCCACGGGCCCTGACCCACCCCAGCCCTCAGTTCCCAGGGCCAGCAGAGGGGCAACCGAACCCCACCACTGGAGCCCCAATGGAAAGGGGGTGGAGTGGACCCCAGGGTACAGGCAGTAAGGAAGGACCCAGCTGGGGGGGCCCTGCCTGGCGAGGCTGACTTACCTCAGACAGAAAGGTCTGGGCTGACTTCTGGGCACCAACGTGCAGCAGGTACTCGTAGACATACAGCGCCAACCTGCAGGCAGGCCGGGTGCGGATGGGCTCAGGCTCTCTGGAGGCCTGCGGCCGGCCCCACAACCCTTCCCCAAGGGTCCCTAGGTGTGGCCTCGGTGAGCCCTTCGTGATACTATCCTCAGTCTCACTCACTGCCCCCCGATGGTTCCCCAAcccccccatctctcccaccctgaTGTGATGGCTTCATCAGGTGCTCAGACCTGCCAGCTCCTACATATCCATCAATACCCAGTCGGCAGGCCCTTCCTCTAGGCAGCGCTCCCAGCAGTCCCTGACCCCTGACTTGCAAGCCATCCATTCTGCTCAGTTCCACATCCCCTCGTGGACCAAGTCCTGGCCCCATCCTGCCAATGCTGAGACCCCAGAACAGCCTTCGTCCCAGGGAGGTCTTGTGGCCGGGAGAAAGGGCTCCTAGAGGTCACTCCAGACTCTGCCCTGGGTGGGGTCTCCCAGCGGGTACCCGAGGCCATGTGGTCAGGGCCCAACACCTAATTTCCTTCCAGCCTTGTCttctagagaaagaaaggggCCCTCTAACCTGAGGTCTTCCTCCACCAGGTGTCCCCGGacccccattctctttctcagGACCAGCGCCCATCCACCCATGGTGGCCATGACCTAGCTACACCAGCCCCGCAGGGGGGAGTGTGGAGAAGCgagggcaggtgaggggcagCAGGGCCTGCCTTGTAGAAACACAGTGCCCAGCACCCTTGGACACACCAGTTTGGCTGCTGCCTGCCCCAAGAACACAAGCCACCTTCCAGCCAGTAGCGTCCTCCACAGGCCACACAGGGAGGCCGGCCCCTCTACACCATCTTCCGAGCCTCCGCATCCTCAGCCCCAACACCCCCTCATCAGTCCTCCCCACCAGCAAGCAGAGAAACAACTTCCTGCTTCCTGGGGTCACCCATTTCCCAACCATCCACAGTTACTGCCCCCTCCCGGTGCTCCCAGGGACATAGGGTCCGTTGGTccaggccccggggggggggggcggtgctgggaGGATAGGGTCTAGATCCAAGATGGGGGGGCTCCCCCAGGGCTGGCCTGAGCTGGAAGCCCTTCCAGGACgcctccccactcagcaggcCACCCCTCCCTGGCTGAGGGCCTCCCCCCTAAAATAACCCTGCTTTGACTCATGTTCTTGTTCTCTCCCACCTTCCCAGCCAGGCTTCTTGATCCTCACATACCCGCCCCCCATCAGATCAGCCCCCTTCCTTAGCTCCCCTCACATTTTGCTGAGGTGGTTCTAGCCATTCTGTCCCCcggcccctgctccctgcccctgccccctcccccccaacggCTTCTACCCTTGCCCTGgatcctcttccttcctccatccattttcattcattcagcattcacCCAGCATCTCTTTGTGCAGTGAACACAACAGACACCTGACCCCCGGAGGCTACCTGCTGAGTTCTATGGTGGGCCGGAAGATAGTGCGTGCTAGGGAAGGACAAGAGGGGGACATTTGAGGGACTGGGGTGGGCAGCTGTCCCAGGGCAAGGGGTGCCCCCAGCTCACCCCACACCAGATGAGCTGTGGACAGCCACCAAGAGGGACAGGGCACAGAGAGGTATGGCTCGTGGTGGTCACACTGCTCCAAGTGTGGGTTTTCCTCAAGATGGGCTGTGGACTCCACCACATCATCACACCCCTCTCAGCCTTCCTGGTCCCATGGCCTCCAGGTTTACCTGTCCAACTCACTCCTatgattctcttcctttctagaGGCTTCCTGAGCCTTCAAGTGGTCTGCATCTGCCAGCCCTGCGTCCATTAGTGAAGGAACAACGGACTGAAGCAGAGCCAACAAGCCCAGgcctgcccgcccccctcccgcACCCTCTGGGCAaggagagaggctgagagaggtcCAGCCAGTCCCTCACCCATTTGGGGGGTCACTGCAGGAGGCAGGAAAGTCTGGGGCTGAGATGCCCAGAGAAAAGGGAGCAAGAAGGGATGGGGGGGATCCAGGTAGGCAGATGTAAGGAtagaggcagggaggcagcagTCTTGCCCTTGGGGCATTCTGGCTCAGGAAGCTTCCTGAAGAAATGACCCTTGGCTCCCACCACATCCACCAAGGTTGCTCGACACTGCCAGCCATCAGGCCCTCCTACACCTCCCCTTTGCCCTCAACTGTTCTTCAGGGGTGGCATCTGATCCCGGATGCAGGACCCCATCCCGggctgctcccctcctccctccactagccccaccccagctcagccCTGGGCCCCCACTTCCCTCTCTGAATGGCCTCCTCTCCCGCTTTGATGACATCTTCATGCAGCTGCCCATGGGGTGCGCCAGCCTGGCCCCCCCAAACTTGGGATTCACATACCATCTAGTGGTCCATCCTCAACATGCTCCCCgcccagcttcttcctctccccccctccctgccccccccccgccccatctgACTTGGGTAGTCTGGCCTTGACTCACAAAGGTACACAGGTGTGTGAATATCCACCCAGCCATCCCCCTGAGATCACTGCACTTACTGAATTTAGGggaaaaacttgagaaaaaagcTCACTCTTCTGCTTTGGagccctcttcctgcctcttctaCCACACTTGGTCCAGGCTACCACCACCTCTTACCTGGATTTCGACAGGGCTCCCCCAGCGGCTGCTCTCTCCCCAGCCTCTAGAGTCTACACACACACCCAATAGCACGCCTCCTTCAGTCCCTCCAGTGCCCCAACACACGCACACtggccctcctccaccccagggcctttgcacagggtGTCCCCCCACTCAGGGCACTTCCACCTAGAGACCTATGTGGTTCAAATGTCACCTGTCACAGTCTTCCCTGTCACACCTAAACTCCACCTGCCCCATCCACCCGCCCAACCACCTTATTTATCCCCTTCTGACACATGTCTCTTTGCCCACTGCCTGCAGCTCTTTCTAGAATATAGCTTTGGGAGGGCAAGGACTTGGTCTCTTTCCCTCACTACTGAAATTACAACAGCACCCAGGGCATCTTGGGCCCCTTGCtaccacaaatgaatgaaaaaaaaacacagggacTCCCTCCTGCGAGGATAGGTTTAACACAGGCAGTCTGGTAAGCACCAGTAAAAGTTAGCTTAGTATTTCAAAGTTAAGGATTTGGGGTTTTATCCCCAAAGcaaagagaagccagagaagatTTTAAGTTTTGCTGATTTCTCTTACGTGTTCTTACTTTAATTTTTACCAGGATAGAGTCTCAGGGAAGGACTgtaagctgttttgttttgagtgAAAAATTTTGAAGCCTGGACATTTGACCATGTTGTTTTGAGACCTTCAGGGTGCCACCCCATGCAGGGCCTCCAGCTTGAGGTGTCCCTTCCCAGGCCCTGATCTCACATATGGGGAAGGGCCTGGGCTCTGGATCCAAATCCTGGCATCCCCACCCCTAATCATGTTGGCAAATGACCTGCAGAACAAAGAGCAGGCTCATGGGAAGGGCTTTTGCTGTAAGAGGGCAGGTGGATGGAAGGAACGAGTGACCTAGAGGATATGGGGTGCCCAGACCCCAAGTGCTCACAGGAAGAAAGGCGCACAGGGCTGCTCAGGTGACAGAACGGGATGTTAGAGTCTTGGAGACTACAACATGGCGCCACCACTGTAATTAGCAAGAATTATGGTAGGTAACGGAGGCTCTGAGCACTAGCACAGTGTCCTCCTCCCCCTTAAAGCCCCTGGACttgctgctgggggctgggagactCCACTCAGGGCCTTGTGTCACTTCCCAACAGAGGGACGCTCCAGCCCACAcatctcttccccccaccctccacccccaccctcaagGCCAGGCCTTTGGGTGTCTCACCACCTGCCTGACAGCCTCCACGCACGCCCCTTACAGCCCTTCTCCCAGCCAGTGGCCTGGGTGATGACCCCCACTCACAAATTCCccctctgtcttcctcctcctcctgttccttccctcttctcaaGCCCTTCCTTGGAAGCTCCCCTGTGTCCACTGGCTCTGCTTAGCCTCCAGGACTCAGTTCAGGGGTTCCTTTCTCAAGAAACTCCTGCCCATCTGCCCTCCAAACAAGGATGCCCACAGCCACACCTGGAAGCCcagcaagagacagagcaaacACAAGGTGAATCCCTCACCTGCTGGGCTAAGGAACAAACTACACGTGGTCATGTGCCCCTTCTCAAAACCAATCCCAGAAAAAACACAAGACACCAACCATGGTTGTCATTTATGGAACTATTTAAACCTACCTGGCAGCACTTCACATTAGCAGAACCTCTGGGGCCACAGGGGGAAGGATATAAAGGGGACAAAGG
Proteins encoded in this window:
- the SSBP4 gene encoding single-stranded DNA-binding protein 4 isoform X7 — encoded protein: MYAKGGKGSAVPSDSQAREKLALYVYEYLLHIRWEKNITLGEPPGFLHSWWCVFWDLYCAAPDRREACEHSNEAKAFQDYSAVAAPSPVMGSMAPNDAMAAGPMAPGFFQPFMSPRFPGGPRPTLRMPSQPPVGLPGSQPLLPGTMEPSPRAQGHPSMGPMQRVTPPRGMASVGPQSYGGGMRPPPNSLAGPGLPTMNMGPGVRGPWASPSGNSIPYSSSSPGSYSGPPGGGGPPGTPIMPSPGDSNSSESMYTIMNPIGPGAGRANFPLGPGPEGPMAAMSAMEPHHVNGSLGSGDMDGLPKSSPGAVAGLSNAPGTPRDDGEMAAAGTFLHPFPSESYSPGMTMSV
- the SSBP4 gene encoding single-stranded DNA-binding protein 4 isoform X11, encoding MYAKGGKGSAVPSDSQAREKLALYVYEYLLHVGAQKSAQTFLSEIRWEKNITLGEPPGFLHSWWCVFWDLYCAAPDRREACEHSNEAKAFQDYPFMSPRFPGGPRPTLRMPSQPPVGLPGSQPLLPGTMEPSPRAQGHPSMGPMQRVTPPRGMASVGPQSYGGGMRPPPNSLAGPGLPTMNMGPGVRGPWASPSGNSIPYSSSSPGSYSGPPGGGGPPGTPIMPSPGDSNSSESMYTIMNPIGPGAGRANFPLGPGPEGPMAAMSAMEPHHVNGSLGSGDMDGLPKSSPGAVAGLSNAPGTPRDDGEMAAAGTFLHPFPSESYSPGMTMSV
- the SSBP4 gene encoding single-stranded DNA-binding protein 4 isoform X9 encodes the protein MYAKGGKGSAVPSDSQAREKLALYVYEYLLHVGAQKSAQTFLSEIRWEKNITLGEPPGFLHSWWCVFWDLYCAAPDRREACEHSNEAKAFQDYPFMSPRFPGGPRPTLRMPSQPPVGLPGSQPLLPGTMEPSPRAQGHPSMGPMQRVTPPRGMASVGPQATPWPALTALLPSQSYGGGMRPPPNSLAGPGLPTMNMGPGVRGPWASPSGNSIPYSSSSPGSYSGPPGGGGPPGTPIMPSPGDSNSSESMYTIMNPIGPGAGRANFPLGPGPEGPMAAMSAMEPHHVNGSLGSGDMDGLPKSSPGAVAGLSNAPGTPRDDGEMAAAGTFLHPFPSESYSPGMTMSV
- the SSBP4 gene encoding single-stranded DNA-binding protein 4 isoform X12 gives rise to the protein MYAKGGKGSAVPSDSQAREKLALYVYEYLLHVGAQKSAQTFLSEIRWEKNITLGEPPGFLHSWWCVFWDLYCAAPDRREACEHSNEAKAFQDYSAVAAPSPVMGSMAPNDAMAAGPMAPGFFQPFMSPRFPGGPRPTLRMPSQPPVGLPGSQPLLPGTMEPSPRAQGHPSMGPMQRVTPPRGMASVGPQSYGGGMRPPPNSLAGPGLPTMNMGPGVRGPWASPSGNSIPYSSSSPGSYSGPPGGGGPPGTPIMPSPGDSNSSESMYTIMNPIGPGAGRANFPLGPGPEGPMAAMSAMEPHHVNGSLGSGDMDGLPKYSPGMTMSV
- the SSBP4 gene encoding single-stranded DNA-binding protein 4 isoform X10, with translation MYAKGGKGSAVPSDSQAREKLALYVYEYLLHVGAQKSAQTFLSEIRWEKNITLGEPPGFLHSWWCVFWDLYCAAPDRREACEHSNEAKAFQDYSAVAAPSPVMGSMAPNDAMAAGPMAPGFFQPFMSPRFPGGPRPTLRMPSQPPVGLPGSQPLLPGTMEPSPRAQGHPSMGPMQRVTPPRGMASVGPQATPWPALTALLPSQSYGGGMRPPPNSLAGPGLPTMNMGPGVRGPWASPSGNSIPYSSSSPGSYSGPPGGGGPPGTPIMPSPGDSNSSESMYTIMNPIGPGAGRANFPLGPGPEGPMAAMSAMEPHHVNGSLGSGDMDGLPKYSPGMTMSV
- the SSBP4 gene encoding single-stranded DNA-binding protein 4 isoform X14; translation: MYAKGGKGSAVPSDSQAREKLALYVYEYLLHVGAQKSAQTFLSEIRWEKNITLGEPPGFLHSWWCVFWDLYCAAPDRREACEHSNEAKAFQDYPFMSPRFPGGPRPTLRMPSQPPVGLPGSQPLLPGTMEPSPRAQGHPSMGPMQRVTPPRGMASVGPQSYGGGMRPPPNSLAGPGLPTMNMGPGVRGPWASPSGNSIPYSSSSPGSYSGPPGGGGPPGTPIMPSPGDSNSSESMYTIMNPIGPGAGRANFPLGPGPEGPMAAMSAMEPHHVNGSLGSGDMDGLPKYSPGMTMSV